Proteins from a genomic interval of Fuerstiella sp.:
- a CDS encoding metallophosphoesterase yields the protein MLSPFGRVIPAAVFCAIVFVNHTFTLAEETSTAKESFSVVLLPDTQNYSEKYPQTYVTQALWIRQQAQEDNIKFVIHLGDIVQTSTLKPEWENADRAMRLLDGAVPYSMAPGNHDMVVKNRDSTLYNEYYSPERFADRPWYGGHMGETNDNNFCFFEAGGMNFMILNLEFAPRDETLEWAAGVTQRYPDHRVIVATHCYMRQEQRDTTCASSYNIAGNSGEQIWQKFIRRQPNIFLVVSGHVLGVGLQTSINDAGGKVLEILTDYQGLPNGGDGWLRSLQFVPSENKIHIRTYSPLLNQENKDPRHTFSLDYEMTSVQTKVD from the coding sequence ATGCTGAGTCCATTTGGGCGCGTAATACCGGCAGCCGTATTTTGTGCGATTGTCTTTGTCAATCACACATTCACCCTGGCGGAAGAAACTTCGACTGCCAAAGAGAGTTTTTCCGTCGTATTGCTGCCGGACACGCAAAACTATTCAGAAAAATACCCACAGACCTATGTCACCCAGGCACTGTGGATTCGCCAACAGGCACAGGAAGACAACATCAAGTTCGTCATCCATCTGGGCGATATCGTCCAAACGTCCACCCTGAAGCCTGAATGGGAAAACGCAGATCGAGCCATGCGACTGCTGGACGGTGCGGTGCCCTACAGCATGGCACCGGGTAATCATGACATGGTGGTCAAGAACCGTGATTCCACGCTGTACAACGAATACTACTCCCCCGAGCGATTTGCGGACCGACCGTGGTACGGTGGACACATGGGTGAAACCAACGACAACAATTTCTGTTTCTTTGAGGCCGGCGGCATGAACTTCATGATCCTGAACCTCGAATTTGCTCCTCGCGACGAAACTCTGGAATGGGCCGCGGGCGTGACACAGCGATACCCGGATCATCGAGTGATCGTGGCCACGCACTGCTACATGCGGCAGGAGCAGCGAGACACGACCTGTGCCTCGTCCTACAACATTGCCGGCAACAGCGGCGAACAGATCTGGCAAAAATTTATTCGCAGACAGCCGAATATCTTTCTGGTTGTCAGTGGTCATGTCCTGGGAGTGGGACTCCAGACAAGTATCAACGATGCCGGCGGTAAGGTTTTGGAAATACTCACGGACTATCAGGGCCTCCCGAACGGCGGTGACGGCTGGCTTCGTTCGCTGCAGTTCGTACCCAGCGAAAACAAGATCCACATCAGGACATATTCTCCCCTGTTGAACCAGGAGAACAAGGACCCGCGGCACACCTTCTCCCTGGACTATGAAATGACGTCTGTTCAAACGAAGGTCGATTGA
- a CDS encoding Bax inhibitor-1/YccA family protein, producing MSVQRTSNPVLSDRVLQQFSFAEESTTMTANGMVLKTTIALAGVMLTAGLAWIQIQQGAAPGPFMYGGAIAGLILALITSFKPTLAPYTTPVYALAEGAFLGAFSVLTQSRFPDTPIVFQAVCLTFGTLFVMLICYQTGVIRVTAKLRAGIVVATGAIFLLYLVSFVLHFFGISMPLIHGSGPVGIGFSLFVVGLAAFNLLLDFDLVDRLVAQRAPKAMEWYAAFALLVTLIWLYVEILRLLSKLNRRD from the coding sequence ATGAGTGTCCAGCGAACATCCAATCCTGTTTTGAGTGATCGTGTTCTGCAACAGTTTTCGTTTGCAGAAGAATCTACCACGATGACCGCCAACGGTATGGTGCTGAAGACCACGATAGCCCTGGCTGGAGTCATGTTAACAGCCGGACTCGCGTGGATTCAGATTCAACAGGGCGCCGCACCCGGACCGTTCATGTATGGCGGGGCGATCGCGGGCCTGATCCTGGCACTGATCACCAGTTTCAAACCAACACTGGCACCGTACACCACGCCGGTGTACGCCCTTGCTGAAGGCGCTTTTCTTGGGGCTTTTTCTGTTCTCACTCAGAGCCGGTTTCCGGATACCCCGATCGTCTTCCAGGCAGTCTGCCTAACATTTGGCACACTGTTTGTGATGTTAATCTGCTACCAAACGGGCGTGATACGAGTTACGGCTAAGTTGAGAGCCGGAATCGTTGTGGCCACCGGTGCGATTTTTCTGTTGTATCTGGTCAGTTTTGTGCTGCACTTCTTTGGCATATCAATGCCCTTGATCCATGGATCCGGGCCAGTCGGAATCGGGTTCAGTTTGTTCGTGGTTGGGCTGGCAGCATTCAATCTGCTGCTCGATTTTGACCTGGTGGATCGGCTGGTTGCTCAGCGTGCTCCGAAGGCGATGGAATGGTACGCTGCTTTTGCTTTGCTGGTGACTCTGATTTGGCTGTACGTAGAAATTCTGCGATTGCTCTCCAAGCTCAACAGACGCGATTAA
- a CDS encoding arylsulfatase, with product MSFCERMLNVILLISVMVLGTQTAASAAKTQRPNIIYILADDLGIGDVGSFNPHGKIATPSMDRLAAEGMKFTDAHSGSAVCTPTRYGILTGRYAWRTRLGSGVLWGYSLPLIAQGRLTVASMLRQQGFNTACVGKWHLGLEWGRKDPKVEPVDSSRELWHNYDFMARIASGPNRVGFDHFFGIPASLDMQPYVYIQDDQVTSVPTRIIDGSAGKRFWRKGPVGDDFQHIEVLDKLTDMAVAYVNAQSSDKPFFLYFPLPAPHKPILPTKRFEHKSGLNEWGDFVMQVDWTIGQVMQAVDARGLTENTLLIVTSDNGATPGADFAALESRGHDPSGGFRGHKADIFEGGHRVAFIARWPTVIPSGSVCDDTICHTDLLATLAEITGFDLPANAGEDSVSVLRLMNQTAERPVRKATVHHSINGAFSIRRGKWKLCFCPGSGGWSSPQSAQAKEQELPAIQLFDLSSDLAETNNVQADHPELVEDLSNLLQRYISNGRSTPGEQQSNDRVVSFASQ from the coding sequence ATGTCCTTCTGTGAACGAATGCTGAACGTGATACTATTGATTTCGGTTATGGTGCTGGGTACACAGACCGCAGCGTCAGCAGCGAAAACACAACGGCCCAATATCATTTATATCCTCGCGGATGATCTTGGTATTGGTGACGTCGGTTCGTTCAATCCGCACGGGAAGATTGCCACGCCGTCTATGGATCGCCTGGCTGCTGAAGGTATGAAGTTCACAGACGCCCATTCCGGATCGGCTGTCTGCACTCCCACTCGTTACGGAATTCTCACCGGACGCTATGCCTGGAGAACGCGTCTTGGCTCCGGCGTCCTGTGGGGATACTCCTTGCCGCTGATTGCACAGGGGCGATTAACAGTGGCGTCCATGCTTCGGCAACAGGGGTTCAACACCGCGTGTGTGGGGAAGTGGCACCTTGGGCTGGAATGGGGGCGTAAAGATCCGAAGGTTGAACCTGTCGACAGTTCCAGGGAACTCTGGCACAACTATGACTTTATGGCGAGGATTGCGTCCGGACCGAACCGGGTCGGATTCGATCACTTTTTTGGCATCCCCGCGTCGCTCGATATGCAGCCGTATGTTTACATCCAGGACGATCAGGTGACCAGCGTTCCCACACGCATCATTGATGGATCAGCGGGCAAACGGTTTTGGCGCAAAGGGCCTGTCGGTGATGATTTTCAGCACATTGAGGTATTGGACAAACTGACAGACATGGCGGTTGCATACGTCAATGCTCAAAGCAGTGACAAACCGTTCTTTCTATACTTTCCGCTGCCGGCACCGCACAAACCGATCCTGCCCACGAAACGTTTCGAACACAAAAGCGGACTCAACGAATGGGGTGATTTTGTCATGCAGGTCGATTGGACGATTGGACAGGTGATGCAGGCCGTGGACGCCCGAGGACTGACCGAGAACACCTTGTTGATTGTAACAAGTGACAATGGTGCGACTCCGGGAGCTGACTTTGCTGCACTGGAAAGCAGGGGGCATGATCCCAGTGGGGGATTCCGTGGTCATAAAGCCGACATTTTTGAAGGTGGCCATCGTGTTGCCTTTATTGCCCGGTGGCCGACTGTCATACCCTCCGGAAGCGTGTGTGATGATACCATCTGCCATACCGATTTGCTGGCGACGCTGGCAGAGATCACCGGGTTCGATCTTCCGGCGAACGCTGGAGAAGATTCGGTAAGCGTTCTGCGGTTGATGAATCAGACGGCAGAACGCCCTGTCCGCAAAGCAACCGTTCATCATTCGATCAACGGTGCCTTTTCCATTCGTCGCGGGAAATGGAAATTATGTTTTTGTCCGGGTTCGGGTGGCTGGAGCAGTCCGCAATCTGCTCAGGCTAAGGAACAGGAGCTGCCTGCGATTCAGCTGTTTGATCTGTCATCGGACCTGGCGGAGACCAACAATGTGCAGGCCGATCATCCGGAGCTGGTTGAGGACCTCAGCAATCTGCTGCAGCGGTACATCAGCAACGGTCGCAGCACTCCTGGAGAACAGCAATCGAATGACCGAGTCGTGAGTTTTGCATCACAATAG
- a CDS encoding thioredoxin domain-containing protein, which yields MNHRYIRSLWTVAVLPLCVIAAGCGKSQYQELAGAPDGAAELLAVGSGRDPLIRHIQGRFLKLVHQPNRVVLVDFWGPHCGPCLHLAPELEKIARAYPMKVSVVKVDVESTENEELTAFFGINTIPEVRIFVGGRPAGAIHGYVDARRINRQLESVLSLLDDTSES from the coding sequence GTGAATCATCGGTACATCCGAAGTCTTTGGACAGTTGCGGTCCTGCCGTTGTGTGTCATTGCCGCGGGGTGCGGGAAATCACAATATCAGGAACTTGCCGGGGCTCCGGACGGTGCCGCTGAACTTTTGGCCGTCGGCAGTGGTCGAGACCCGCTGATCCGCCATATACAAGGCCGGTTTCTGAAATTGGTCCATCAGCCGAATCGAGTTGTTCTGGTCGACTTTTGGGGACCGCATTGCGGGCCCTGTCTGCATTTGGCTCCCGAGCTGGAAAAAATTGCCCGGGCGTATCCGATGAAGGTTTCGGTGGTCAAGGTTGATGTTGAGTCGACAGAGAATGAGGAACTCACAGCATTTTTTGGGATCAACACGATACCGGAGGTTCGCATTTTTGTAGGTGGCCGGCCGGCCGGAGCTATTCACGGCTACGTTGATGCGCGGCGCATCAATCGACAACTGGAGTCAGTCCTGAGTTTGCTGGACGACACTTCTGAATCGTGA
- a CDS encoding iron-sulfur cluster assembly accessory protein — MTVQLTEAAAVEIKRVMQEQNREELKYVRVGVAGGGCSGFQYAFNFTGDYDTKVDVLQEQHGVGVVVDKKSDLFLDGTTIDFYSGLDKRGFQFNNPNAVKSCGCGSSFSA; from the coding sequence ATGACAGTACAACTTACTGAAGCCGCTGCAGTCGAAATCAAACGTGTGATGCAGGAGCAGAATCGAGAGGAACTTAAGTACGTCCGTGTCGGCGTGGCCGGTGGCGGGTGCAGCGGGTTCCAGTATGCCTTCAATTTTACCGGCGACTACGACACCAAAGTAGACGTGCTTCAGGAACAACACGGGGTTGGCGTTGTTGTCGACAAGAAAAGCGATTTGTTTCTGGACGGAACAACCATCGACTTTTACTCGGGTCTGGATAAACGAGGATTTCAGTTCAACAATCCGAACGCCGTCAAATCCTGCGGGTGCGGCAGCAGTTTTTCAGCCTAG
- the priA gene encoding primosomal protein N', with amino-acid sequence MGNQGLFDFADLPEWEQAAQDDVQIADVVFNLPLEKPYTYTVSDELREILRPGMRVRAPLGRGNRLVAGYCVGVRQSARTTTSLKPILEVLDPSPLLSTQMLQLTEWIAKRYLCGWGQVLESVVPAGVKRRSGTRMIQGFLLAADAEQRLCHLRLPPGQQSVIDVLRGTTDPISAPEICERAGCGPGPITGLRKKNLLEVVRVRSKLEGDTLERATSEPDLQINPQQRACLAAIHKTIDAQQHQTILLHGVTGSGKTEVYIQAIREIVRYGRQAIVLVPEISLTPQTIRRFGSRFRSVAVLHSHMSDSERHWQWQQIAKGDVEVVVGARSAVFAPAPHLGLIVIDEEHEPTFKQESTPRYHAREVARQRCRMEKIPLVLGSATPTLESWLRSQRKEDQLLSMPDRVSGLPLPPVVVVDIRNDPVIARGASLGRALQQAVRRALADGGQVILFLNLRGYSPTVWCRKCGSGIKCPDCDLTLTWHRDRQSAICHGCDYSVPAPDRCPSCDNPSLRYFGTGTQKLEEEVAATFEEAVIVRMDSDSMKKPGSHDSALERFRSGEVQILLGTQMIAKGLDFPNVTLVGVIDADSMLNQPDMRAAERTFQLISQVAGRTGRSDRGGRVIVQTTCPEDASITFAAKHDYLGFARYELKERHELSAPPFNCVTRVIFRGLQESLVSATSREAARQLREVTEKDSQVRILGAAPAPISRLRAYFRYHLQIAAPTEERVREVWLSVASVFQLPDGVEMAVDVDPINSR; translated from the coding sequence GTGGGGAATCAGGGACTGTTTGACTTTGCCGACCTACCCGAGTGGGAACAGGCGGCTCAGGACGATGTTCAGATCGCGGATGTCGTCTTTAATCTCCCTTTGGAAAAACCCTACACTTACACGGTCTCGGATGAATTACGCGAGATTCTTCGACCTGGAATGCGGGTGCGTGCTCCACTGGGACGTGGCAATCGACTTGTCGCCGGATACTGCGTCGGCGTCCGTCAGTCCGCCCGGACAACCACGAGTCTGAAACCAATTCTCGAAGTCCTTGACCCATCGCCGTTGCTCAGCACACAAATGCTGCAACTCACAGAATGGATTGCCAAACGTTATTTATGTGGCTGGGGACAGGTCCTTGAGAGTGTGGTTCCGGCGGGTGTAAAACGGCGATCCGGGACACGGATGATTCAGGGTTTTCTGCTGGCGGCCGATGCAGAACAACGACTGTGCCATCTGCGGCTCCCGCCTGGACAGCAGTCCGTCATTGATGTCCTCCGCGGGACAACGGACCCGATATCTGCACCGGAAATCTGTGAACGCGCGGGCTGCGGCCCTGGACCAATTACCGGGCTTCGCAAAAAGAACCTGCTTGAGGTCGTTCGAGTACGCTCAAAACTTGAAGGTGACACGCTCGAACGCGCCACCTCGGAGCCTGACCTGCAGATTAACCCGCAGCAGCGGGCCTGTCTTGCAGCCATTCACAAAACCATTGACGCGCAGCAACACCAGACAATTTTGTTGCATGGTGTCACGGGTAGCGGCAAGACCGAAGTTTACATTCAGGCAATTCGTGAAATCGTACGATACGGTCGGCAGGCCATTGTACTTGTGCCGGAAATCAGCCTGACACCTCAAACGATTCGCCGGTTTGGCAGCCGGTTTCGATCGGTCGCTGTGCTTCACAGCCACATGAGCGATTCGGAGCGTCACTGGCAATGGCAACAGATCGCGAAGGGTGACGTTGAAGTCGTCGTCGGTGCACGCAGTGCCGTATTTGCCCCTGCACCTCACCTGGGGCTTATTGTGATTGACGAGGAACATGAACCCACATTTAAGCAGGAAAGTACACCTCGCTACCATGCCCGCGAAGTCGCCAGACAACGCTGCAGAATGGAAAAAATTCCTCTTGTGCTGGGATCTGCAACACCAACACTGGAATCATGGTTGAGATCACAGAGGAAAGAAGATCAGCTTCTGTCGATGCCGGACAGAGTCTCCGGGCTGCCGTTGCCGCCGGTTGTGGTGGTGGATATCCGCAACGATCCGGTCATCGCACGAGGAGCCAGCCTGGGAAGAGCTCTGCAGCAGGCAGTCCGCAGAGCACTTGCCGATGGAGGACAGGTCATCCTGTTCCTGAACCTGCGAGGATATTCACCTACAGTGTGGTGTCGAAAATGCGGCTCAGGAATCAAATGTCCCGACTGCGACCTGACACTCACCTGGCATCGTGATCGTCAGTCGGCTATCTGCCACGGCTGTGATTACTCTGTGCCGGCCCCCGATCGATGCCCTTCATGCGACAATCCATCTCTCCGATACTTCGGAACCGGAACGCAAAAGCTCGAAGAAGAAGTGGCGGCCACGTTCGAAGAAGCAGTCATTGTACGAATGGACAGCGATTCGATGAAAAAACCAGGGAGCCACGATTCTGCACTGGAACGATTTCGGTCCGGAGAAGTACAGATCCTGCTGGGGACTCAAATGATCGCAAAAGGTCTCGATTTCCCCAATGTCACACTCGTAGGGGTCATCGATGCGGACAGCATGCTGAACCAACCTGATATGCGCGCTGCCGAAAGAACGTTTCAGCTGATCTCCCAAGTGGCAGGTCGTACGGGGCGCAGCGATCGTGGCGGCCGGGTCATCGTACAAACAACCTGTCCCGAAGACGCCAGCATCACGTTTGCTGCGAAACACGACTACCTCGGATTTGCCCGGTATGAACTGAAAGAACGACACGAACTTAGTGCTCCACCGTTTAACTGTGTCACTCGCGTCATTTTTCGCGGACTGCAGGAGTCACTGGTCTCGGCAACATCACGCGAAGCTGCCCGTCAACTGCGCGAGGTCACTGAGAAAGACTCACAGGTCCGCATCCTTGGAGCTGCACCGGCACCGATCTCGCGATTGCGGGCTTATTTTCGTTATCATCTTCAGATCGCCGCACCAACGGAGGAACGCGTGCGTGAGGTCTGGCTGTCTGTGGCCAGTGTGTTTCAGCTGCCCGATGGTGTCGAAATGGCGGTCGATGTTGACCCAATCAATTCGCGGTGA
- a CDS encoding molybdopterin-dependent oxidoreductase translates to MSDSRKALRSSPDRRQFLQTNMAAAAATALPSKAVDGEPSVSETSGNREPWLTKPDNFQDVSRGKPIPHTLSREQRREVGLTRDTWQLNVVSDTEFPASIRQPLAGQQAFTFRDLMQMAEQHAVQFPKVMTCLNMGCPLGNGIWEGVPLRDIIWKTQPVENLRRVFYYGYHNDDPEQMFRSSLPIGRILEDPFDLPPVILCYKLNGQWLTPERGGPVRIVVPEAYGFKSIKWLTRVILSNIPAANDTYATQNNDVDSPLKTFCATLQSPKEVEAGKNFPVTGWAQVGISGLKKVQVWIDRRDNKPAEDDPYFISAPWLDAEILPSPKDFGGGLPGGLIPADTLGFSRDGRPTTWPLPLTRVFWRLQHPALPSGRYSLRCRTVDLNDAAQPMPRPFRKSGHAKIEHIRFDVI, encoded by the coding sequence ATGTCGGATTCCAGAAAGGCCCTGCGAAGTTCGCCAGACCGGCGACAATTCCTGCAGACCAATATGGCGGCGGCCGCTGCCACCGCTCTGCCGTCAAAAGCAGTTGACGGTGAACCATCAGTATCAGAGACATCCGGCAACCGGGAACCCTGGCTCACAAAGCCGGACAACTTCCAGGATGTGTCACGAGGCAAACCAATTCCTCATACACTTTCTCGGGAGCAGCGGCGGGAAGTCGGCCTGACACGCGACACCTGGCAACTGAATGTCGTCAGCGACACGGAATTCCCTGCGTCAATTCGTCAACCACTGGCCGGACAGCAGGCGTTCACATTTCGAGATCTCATGCAAATGGCCGAACAACACGCAGTTCAGTTTCCCAAAGTCATGACCTGCCTGAACATGGGCTGTCCTCTTGGAAACGGCATCTGGGAAGGCGTCCCGCTGCGTGACATCATCTGGAAGACTCAACCCGTCGAAAATCTACGGCGGGTTTTCTACTACGGATACCACAACGATGACCCGGAACAAATGTTTCGCAGCTCATTGCCGATTGGGCGAATCCTTGAAGATCCATTTGATCTGCCGCCCGTGATTCTGTGCTACAAACTCAACGGGCAGTGGTTGACCCCTGAACGTGGTGGTCCGGTCCGAATCGTGGTTCCGGAAGCCTATGGCTTCAAGAGCATCAAGTGGCTGACCAGGGTGATTCTTTCCAACATCCCTGCCGCCAATGACACCTATGCCACTCAAAACAACGATGTTGACAGTCCGCTCAAAACGTTCTGTGCCACGCTGCAGTCACCAAAAGAAGTTGAGGCTGGAAAAAACTTTCCAGTCACGGGATGGGCACAGGTTGGCATTTCAGGGTTAAAAAAAGTTCAGGTCTGGATTGACCGCCGCGACAACAAACCAGCGGAGGATGACCCGTACTTCATATCTGCACCGTGGCTGGACGCGGAAATTCTTCCGTCGCCGAAAGATTTTGGAGGCGGGCTGCCTGGCGGTCTCATTCCTGCGGATACACTGGGATTCAGTCGTGACGGACGGCCCACAACCTGGCCGCTGCCACTGACACGAGTTTTCTGGCGTCTGCAGCATCCAGCACTCCCATCCGGCCGCTACAGTCTCCGGTGCCGAACCGTGGACCTCAACGACGCCGCCCAGCCGATGCCGCGACCATTCCGCAAGTCGGGCCACGCGAAGATTGAACACATCCGATTTGACGTGATCTGA
- a CDS encoding Rieske 2Fe-2S domain-containing protein codes for MKQTLTLIRSDDIPEGRSAEIVAEGRVFAVFNVGGKFYVLDGMCPHAGGPLGQGTLQGCIVTCPWHGWQFDVTTGQHQLSDGICQPGFEADVVDGMVVIRIDE; via the coding sequence ATGAAACAGACTCTGACCCTCATTCGGTCTGACGACATTCCCGAAGGCCGGTCCGCTGAGATTGTCGCCGAAGGTCGTGTTTTCGCCGTGTTCAACGTCGGTGGCAAATTTTACGTGCTGGACGGTATGTGCCCGCATGCAGGCGGACCTTTAGGACAGGGAACACTGCAGGGATGCATCGTGACGTGTCCGTGGCATGGATGGCAGTTCGACGTGACAACAGGGCAGCACCAGCTAAGTGACGGAATTTGTCAGCCAGGGTTTGAAGCCGACGTTGTCGACGGCATGGTTGTCATCCGGATTGATGAATAG
- a CDS encoding DUF2798 domain-containing protein produces the protein MRFSLTGDQSDAALLIQSIVTSADHSLEHVHLHGPLAAELQTKLPVDTRRAASPEEVFVGTAADTVIVAHSQADESVRLARHASQAEHHVIVIPPGDLSTAYSYELHLVLDESHCGIIVLTGSWYQSQDFRTDIRFTDFRLNLPSPQDDIDASGTLMHVIDACSAFGFANSQVTALGTKDDGSLVSGSQIMLAGSAADGTPRPPVRLKFSGADPLGRLQGHVDGQVVDQPVILPGRSDYRTSLLCERLAESLPDTAACQAGMEQFSRTLQVVSAIERSVRRRRTIDVYVDELTERSVFKTQMTAIGCGVLTWLMTGMIGYLLLGQLFKPPDFVMQFMRAAWIAPVVIFLLSQLLLPIARRRKQDEMVSGDDRDTVQNETDSDPHSV, from the coding sequence ATGCGGTTTTCACTGACCGGCGATCAGTCAGATGCGGCGTTGCTGATTCAGAGTATCGTCACGTCTGCTGATCATTCGCTGGAGCACGTGCATCTTCACGGGCCGCTGGCCGCAGAACTGCAGACGAAGCTGCCGGTTGACACACGGCGTGCTGCATCACCCGAAGAAGTATTTGTGGGTACAGCTGCCGACACTGTGATCGTTGCTCACTCACAGGCGGACGAATCTGTCCGTCTGGCTCGTCATGCAAGCCAGGCGGAACATCACGTAATCGTGATTCCGCCGGGAGATCTTTCGACTGCATACAGCTATGAACTGCATTTGGTACTTGATGAAAGCCATTGTGGTATCATTGTTCTTACAGGAAGCTGGTACCAGTCTCAGGATTTTCGTACCGACATTCGTTTCACCGATTTTCGCCTGAATCTTCCGTCACCCCAGGACGACATTGACGCTTCGGGGACTTTGATGCATGTCATTGATGCGTGTTCCGCATTTGGTTTTGCGAATTCACAGGTTACCGCACTGGGAACGAAAGATGACGGGTCGCTGGTTTCCGGTTCTCAAATTATGCTCGCCGGTTCGGCTGCCGACGGGACGCCGCGTCCCCCCGTGAGATTGAAGTTTTCCGGTGCTGACCCGCTGGGTCGACTGCAGGGACATGTGGATGGACAGGTGGTCGATCAGCCGGTGATTTTGCCGGGTCGTTCAGACTATCGGACTTCGCTGTTGTGTGAACGTTTGGCAGAAAGCCTTCCGGACACAGCTGCATGTCAGGCGGGAATGGAACAATTCTCCAGAACGCTGCAGGTAGTTTCAGCGATCGAACGATCGGTTCGGCGGCGTCGTACGATCGACGTTTATGTGGATGAACTTACAGAACGTTCGGTGTTTAAGACTCAGATGACTGCAATCGGCTGTGGTGTACTGACATGGCTGATGACGGGTATGATCGGATATCTGCTGCTTGGACAACTGTTCAAACCGCCGGATTTTGTAATGCAGTTCATGCGGGCTGCGTGGATCGCACCTGTGGTGATCTTTTTGCTGTCGCAGCTTCTTCTGCCAATTGCTCGCCGCCGAAAGCAGGATGAAATGGTCTCAGGTGACGACAGGGATACCGTCCAGAATGAAACAGACTCTGACCCTCATTCGGTCTGA
- a CDS encoding thioredoxin family protein, giving the protein MVKTASTMLPIGTVAPDFSLTNTDGTVVSRSQFAGRPLLVVFMCNHCPFVIHLREALAGFADEYQQKGVAVVGISSNDVQSHPQDGPDEMKSEAASAGYRFPYLYDATQQVAQTYQAACTPDFFLFDADHVLVYRGQFDSSRPGNEVPVTGEDLRGACDAVLSGQEVSCEQIPSIGCNIKWAPGREPEYFTGQPAV; this is encoded by the coding sequence ATGGTCAAGACTGCATCTACCATGTTGCCGATTGGTACCGTTGCCCCGGATTTTTCATTGACAAACACGGACGGAACTGTTGTGAGTCGCAGTCAGTTTGCAGGCCGGCCTCTGCTTGTGGTCTTTATGTGTAACCATTGTCCGTTTGTTATCCACCTTCGTGAGGCGCTGGCTGGATTTGCTGATGAATATCAACAAAAAGGCGTGGCGGTGGTTGGGATCAGTTCCAACGATGTCCAAAGCCATCCTCAGGACGGGCCTGACGAGATGAAGTCAGAAGCTGCGTCAGCCGGGTATCGATTCCCCTATCTGTATGATGCAACACAGCAGGTCGCTCAGACGTATCAGGCAGCGTGTACTCCCGACTTTTTTCTGTTTGATGCGGATCATGTCCTCGTTTATCGCGGACAGTTCGACAGTAGTCGTCCTGGTAACGAGGTTCCTGTTACCGGCGAAGATTTGCGTGGCGCCTGTGATGCGGTTTTGAGCGGTCAGGAAGTTTCCTGTGAACAGATTCCAAGTATTGGGTGCAATATTAAGTGGGCACCAGGTCGGGAGCCGGAGTATTTCACCGGACAGCCGGCCGTCTGA